The segment GGCGGCTTGGAGGAATTCGCCGAGTTCTTGTTGGCCTTGGCCAACTCGGCTTCCAGAACGGCCAATCGTTGCTCCAGGCCTTCAACGCGTCGCTGAAGGACTTCGCAATTCGGGCACGGCTTGTCGGCGGGCTGCGTCATAGCGCCGCCAACTTACCCGATCACCTACAAAACCTCGAATACCGATTTACCCAAAAATCCGTGAACGCTTACATTCCGCCGGGCCGCCATCCCCGTCCTCCGTATCACATGCACTATCCGGTCGCCTTTTGGTTCGGACATCATTTCGATGTCGGCGAGTTGGTCGCGGGCGGCATCGATGTCGAATTCAGCAGCGTTCGCCAGCTCGACGCCGGCGATCCGTCGAAAAACTTGGCGCCGGCCTACCGGGTCTGGTTCCATAACAATAGCGATGTGGATATCAACCAGGCATTCGACGTGGCGATCCTGGCTTCGAACGATCAGACGCTGACCACGAACCTGCCATATGCGGCGGTGCGAGTCGACGGCATGGCCGCCGATGAAACGATGTTTGTCGACATCCGCCTGCCGATCGAAGCGATGAGCATGGCCACCGTGGACGGACAGCCCGCCGCCTTCACTTATCTGCACACGATCATCGATAGCCAGAACGAACTGGTCGAAACCAACAAGGCCAACAACTTCGCGGTCTACGCCCGGCAAGACATCCCGATGCTCGGACAGTAAGGCTCAGTCGAAACTAAGGCCTCCACTTCCCCCCACCCCCCCTTGCGTGAGGGGGGTGGTTGAGGGGTGGTGAAAGACGGAAGCAATTTGTCGGCCGACCGTAAACGAGCATGGAAGCAACGTAGCAGGCACACTCCGTGTGCCGTCCACCTTGCTCTGTGCGTGGCGCTCCACGGAGCGCCGACGGCACACGGAGTGTGCCTGGTACATTCACCTCCGACGGCCGGCAGTTCCCAAGCGAACTGACCGGCCGTTGTGCGTTTTAAATCCCGGCCGTCCGTTTGCAAACAGCGGCTTGCCCGAGGCCGTCGAGGTGGCTTACGATCAATGGCTAAACCAACGAGGAACGTTCGACGGCCAACGGGATTCACTCCTCACGACGCATCGCCATGAAATCGCATACCGAATACCTGACGTTCAACATCGCGTCGAAGATGGCGTTTCAAAACATCACGCCGCAGGTCGAACAGGCCGTGCGCAAAAGCGGCGTGCAAGAGGGGCTCGTGCTATGCAACACGATGCACATCACCAGCAGCGTTTTCATCAACGACGACGAGCGCGGCCTGCACCACGATTTCGGCGTGTGGCTCGAACAGCTCGCCCCGTTCAATCCCGATCCGAATCATTATCACCACAACCGCACCGGCGAAGACAACGCCGACGCCCATTTGAAGCGCCAGATCATGGGCCGCGAAGTCGTCGTGGCGATCACCGACGGCAAACTCGACTTCGGCCCCTGGGAGCAAATTTTCTACGGCGAATTCGACGGCCACCGGCCGAAACGGGTACTGATCAAGGTGATCGGAGCGTAGCGAGCATTGGTGCGAACGGTCTTCGGGGCATGCGGAGTCGCCGCCTACGTAGTCCGCCGCTCCGCGGCGGAAGGCGCCATCCAAAGGGGTGCCGTTCTCAAGAACTGCCGGATTATTTCCTATCCTCGGCGGAAAGAAATAGTTGCACATCGCTTCCTTTGCTGGGGACGGTGAATTCGCGGATGATCGGTTCTTGATTGCCGGCGGTTATTTCGGCGGTGTATTTTTCGCCGCGGGCAAGATCGAATTGAAAGCTCGAATGGCCCGCGTCGCCGGCCACGAGATTGCCGCCGCGGCGGATTGCGAGGTGGACGGTTTGCGGCCGGCCAGCCGGGTTGTCGAGCACTTGCAGCGTCAGGCTCGCGCGGCGTGTGTAGAACGGCGTTACATCGATCGCCGGAACGTCTTTATTCTCCGGCGCCCAAACCAGGATAAATGAAGTGCCGGTCGGGGCATACGAAGCGGCATAAATCCGTCGCTCGGGCTGCGTGCCGTCGCTACGGGCGGCATTGGCGTTAAACCACGTTTGATTGAGCTGGTTGCTCTCCGACGCGCCGACGAAATTCCACTGCCGGTCCCACACTTCCGCCCACGAATGGTTTCCTCCGCCGCTGCCGTCGGCGTTCGTCCATTCGGGCACGCCCGCGAAGCGGGCCGGAATGCAAACGGCACGGCATGCGTCGACCAAGAGAATCGAAAGCCCTGTGCACGACGCATAGCCGGCCGCACACGATTCCGACGGGCTTTGGTCGGGCTTCGGCCGCTTGGTCGGATGGTATTTCACCTTCGTGGTTTGAAACACGAACTTGTTCAACACGAGCGCAGCTTCGCCGGGCGACTTGCAGTCTTTCACCGCAGGCAAAAATTTTTCATAGAAATCCTTTCGCCAGTTCTCGCGCTTCTCGTTTACATTGGCGTAGGGCAACACATCGTTGAAAAACAGCTCCTCGGGCAGCGCCTTGCCCCAGGAAACCGCTTTCCGGGCGCGATACGCATACGCAACATCGTCCACCAGCAGATCGGCCTTGATGCTCGTCAGATCGCGCTCGGGCATGTTTACCAATAGAAACGCGAGCCCTTCGCGGTCGCCGGGCGCAGTGCGCTCGATGGCTTTGATCAACTCGGCTTGATTTCCCTCGGCAATGCCAAGCGCCTTCACGGCATCGGGCCGATATTTTTCCGGCAGCAGGCCGACCGCGTCGCCCATGCTCAGCACCGGCTTGGCCGAATCATCTGCCAAGAGCACAGCCGCCATGCAACTAATGGCCGCCAAGGTAAGCGAAGCGAATATTAAATGGCGGACCGTGGAGCGGAATTTCATGCGGATCGATTTCGTAAGCGTACGGTCTGTCTAAAAAATGCTGCGCATACTTTTAAAACACCGGCCCGCAGTGCAATTCGAGCTGGGCCAGCATCGTCTGTCAAAATTTCCTCGTTAACACTTCGGGTTAGTATGCTTAGCTAACAAGTTTTGAGGCAAAGCCAAGTTTTGCAAGAACCGCCGGGGGGCGATCAGCCGAAAAGGTCCAGCACCGGCTTGCCGACGCCGTCGCGGGTGACATAAAACGGGCGCCGCTCGACTTCGTAAGCCAGTCGCGGTGAAATGCCGAGGGCATGATAGATCGTGGCATGCAGGTCTTCGATCACGACGTGGTTTTCGATCGTTTTGCAAGGCCGCTCGTCGGCAGTTTTGCCGTAGAGAAATCCCTTTTTCACGCCGCCCCCGAACATCAGCACGCTCGCCCCGTCCGTGAAATGGCGGTGCATGCCGTAGTATTTTAGGCTCTCGATCGATTTCGGCACTTCGACTTGGTTCTGCACCGGTTGGCCCGGCCGGCCTTCGAGCATCATGTCGCGGCTGAATTCGCTGGCCAACACGATCAGCGTGCGGTTCAGCAGCCCGCGCGATTCCAGATCGCGCACCAACTGGGCCACTGGCTCGTCGATGTGCTTTTTCATGTCGATCATGCGCGTGTGGCCATTGTCGTGCGTGTCCCAATTCAAAAAAGGGATGTATTCGGTCGTCACTTCGATGAACCGCGCGCCGACTTCCGTCAATCGCCGGGCCAGCAAGCAGCCCAAGCCGAACTGGCCGGTGTTGTAGCGATCGTAGCTTTCCTTCGGTTCGAGGCTCAGGTCGAATGCCTTGGCGCTCGGCGAACTGAGCAGCCGATGAGCGCCGTCCATCGCCCGCAATAGCGACTGCTGCTGATAGTCGCTGCCGGCATCGCCGAGCGGACTGTCTTTCACCAGCCGGCGGTAGAACTTGTCGCGATTCTCGAACCGCGCGGGGCTCATTCCTTTCGGGGGCCGAATCGTGCCGGCCGCCTGATCGGGATAAGGAATCAGAAACGGTCCGAATTCGCCGCCGAGAAAACCGGCCGTGTGAAATGCTTTCAATTCTTCGCCTTCGCCGAGATCGAATCGCTGGCCGATATCGATGAACGCCGGCACGGCCGGATTGAGCGGGCCGAGCGTGCGGGCGATCACGGCCCCGATGTGCGGCGCGGCAACGGTTTGCGGCGGGGCGTAGCCGGTGTGCCATTGATATTGATGCCGCGAATGGAGAATAAAGCCCAAATCGCCGGCCTTGTAGGAGCGGATCAGCGTGCCGCGGTTCATCACCGACGCGATCTGCTCCAGGCCCTGCGAGAATTTGATCGAGTCGACCGATGTGTCGATCGACGGAAACGTGCTTAGCACCTTTTGCGGATCGAGGCCCTTTTCGAACGGCGTGTAGCGCTTCGGGTCGAACATCTCGGTGTGGGCCATGCCGCCCGCCATCCAGAGCACGATCACGGTGTCGACCGTGGCGGGGGATTTCTTTTCTGCCGCCGTGTTGGCGAGCAATTGCCGTGCGGGGGCCGCCGCCATGGCTGCGAGCGTCGCACTGGCGGCGGTTTCCAGAAATCGCCGCCGCGAAAGATGTCGATCGATTTTCATGGAAAACTCATCAATAAATCATTAGTGAATCAATTGAAACTCCGGCAACATGAACATTGCCCAGAGAAAATCTTCCACCGGCTCCGGCTTCAAATCCGAGCCGATAAATCCGGTCGCGGCGGCGAGTTCAGTTTTCGTCGGCGCTCGGCACAACGCGCGCCGATAAATCTCGTCGATCAACACGGCAGCCGATTTCGGCTTCCTGTCGAGCCATTTCCGAGCGCCTTGTTTCACCAGATCGTCGAGCGTCGTGCCGTTGGTCAATTCGAGGGTTTGCAATGTCGTGGCCAGATTGTCGCGATGCGTGAGCACTTGTTCGCGATCCGTGCGACCAAGCGCTCGGCTCAGCGCGTCGTCGTTCAAGAAGACTGCCCGAATTGGGTTCTCCTTCTCCGCTTTCGTAGGCCTCGGCGATTGAAACGCCGCCGAATGGGGCCAAACGCCCGTCACGCTAAACACGCCGTCGATAAACTGCTCGGCCGTCATCCGCTGAACCAGCGGCCCGCGAAATACGAACCCGCTCTCGGCCGGCCCACGCGCGCCGACGGAGCGCATCGCGTAGGCCCGGGAAGTGCAGATGACTTTCAACGTGCGCTTCAAATCGAAATGATGGTCGACCAGATCGGCCGCCAGCCAATCCAGCAAATCGGCGTTCCACGCTCCTTGGTCCATGTCGTCGACCGGCTCGATCAACCCGCGGCCGAGCATTTGGGCCCAAAGATGATTGACGATGGTGCGCGCAAAACGGCCATCTTCGGGGCTGGTGATCGCGCGGGCCAATTGGCCGAGCCGCTTTTCCCGCGGGGCTTTCGCGTCGATCGCGCCCAACTCGGGATAGAGAAATTTCATCGGGGCGAACTTGCCCGTCGGCTTATCGCAGCGATGAACTTCGAGCGGCGTGTCGGAAAAGATGCCGGCCAAGCCGTAGGAATCGTTGAGCGTCCAGTCGTTGATGAAACTGTCGTGGCACGAGGCGCATTTCAGATTGATGCCCATGAACACCTGCGACACATTCTGCGCCGCCTGCATCGCCGGCACTTGGCTGGCATTTACCACGCCCCGCCACACCACGCCGCGGATGAATCCGGCGGATTCGGGCTTGGGATCGATCAGATCGCGCACGAACTCGTCGTAGGGCATGTTCCAATACAGCGATTGATACAGCCACGCCGAGATTTGCGTTCGCCCGCCGTCGATGTATCCGGTGCCGCGGTAGGCGTTGCGCAAGGCGTCGTTCCAAAATGTCATCCAATGCTCGGCATAGCGCTCGTTGTCGGCCAAAAGCCGCTCGACGAGCCTTTCTCGCTTGTCGGGCGACGTGTCGGCAACGAATTTTTCAACCTGCTCCGGCTCCGGCAACAGCCCGATGAGATCGAGCGACACGCGGCGGATAAACGTGCGATCGCCGGCGATGTTTCCCGCCAGCTCAACACCGGAAACATGATTGCTCGCGAAAAAAGGACCGAGCAGCAAATCAATCGGATTTGTCGAGCCATTGGCCGCGGCTGGTGGCAAGGTTGGCCGTCGCAAATGGAGCGGAGCGGCGGGAGCCCGGTGAAAGGTGAAACCCGGTTCCCACGGCAATCCCTGGTCGATCCATGCCCGCAATACGCCGATTTGGTCCGGCGTGAGCCGTGGGCCCTTGGCAGGCATGACCCGATCCGAATCCAAGCCACTGACCAACCGAATCAAGAGGCTTTCCTCGCTCTTTCCCGGCACGACGGTGGCTCCGGTATCGCCCCCTTTGAGGACGGCCGCGCGGTCCTCAATGGAAAATCCCCCTTCGTGCTTGGCATTCGCGTGGCATTTGACGCATGTGCTGGCCAAGATCGGTGCGACTTCCTTGTGAAAATCGATCTTGTGATCGGCAGCAGGAGGAATCGCCGGTGGCGACGTTTCGCTGGCCAGCAATTGGCAAATCGCGATCGCAATCGACACTAGGCCCGCGGCCAACACAACGCACGCTGGACGAGAATGGCGTCGCATAAGGGCGCGAGCGGGAAGGAGGGGCGGGAACCGGCGGGATGCTCCATTTTACGTGCTCGTCGCTGACGCGTAAACTAGCCCGGCCGCGGGGTAGTGGTCAAAGTTGCCTTAATGGCCGGCGCTAATGCGCCGCTCTCGCATCATCTGCGCGAAGAGATTCGCCGAGCGGTGATCGCGCGCGAGAAAAGAAAGCGACCCGAACCGAGGGCGCGAAGTGGAGATTCGTTGGGAGAACGATCGCGGCCGACCTTATGCACGACAAATTTTTCGCCGACGAACCGCGAAAATCACTCCAAGGCCGGCCATGGCGGCCAATAGCAACGTGGAGGGCTCCGGGACGGCAGCAGGGCTGCCGGCGAATGTCGCGCTCGGGGCGAACGCGGCGGTCACGCTTCCCAAGGCCGAAGCTGAGGGCGTGCTGTAGACACTCGTGTCCGATGCGAGCAGGCTCGAACCGATTTCGGCCGGCGATGCGTCGGGCGAGGAAACCGCCGTACCCGACGGCAAGACGGCCAGAACTCGGCTTTCCAAGAGGCTCGCATTCAGGCCGGGGTCAGTGGCCGCCAGATTCTCGATCGCCGTGATGCGGTTTTCCAGCGATTGGCCGGCGGCGCTGGTGATTGCGCCGGAAGCGATCGCGGTTTGGATGGCCGTGAAGGGGTCGCTCGTGTCGGTGGTCGAGGCGCTGGCTGTGGCCACCGCCGGCGAAGCGCTCGATGCAGTCGCGGCCGGCTGAGCGTTGCCCTGCCCGCCGGCGAAGGGCAGGATGGTCACCGTCGAGCCGGCGTTGATCGCCAGCGAGTTTTGCAGGATTTGCGAGGCCGACAGGCTGGCGGCGTTGATGCCGTCGCCAACCGACGTATTGCCGGCGTAGGTGGTTGGAGACGTGCTTACCGGGGTGCTGGAGATCACACCCACGGTTTGCGAAGTCGTGCCGACGACCGATACCGCGCCATCATTGCTATTGCCCGTGCCTTCCGTGGTGATGTTGGCCGCGATGCCGCTCTGCGATAGCGCTTGGGCGCCGGCCAGTTGCAGCGTGGCCCCGGCGGCGACGGTTACGGAGACCGCGCCCGAAAGGGTTGCCGCCGAGCTGGGGTTGAGGGCCAACGTGCCGCCGTTCACCGAGAGCGTATTGCTGCCTCCCCAACTCAATGTGCCGCTGACACGCAGCGTGCCGGAGTTGACCGCCAAGGCGCTGCCGCTTGCGACGGTCGTCGCGCCGCTGAGCGTGAGCGTGTTGCTGTTGCCGTTAAAGGTGAGTGACGGCCCGTTCAGTTGCAGCGAACCCGCAAAGCCGGTGGAATTGCTTTGATTCACCGTCAGGCTGGCGGTGCTATCGACATAGAGCGTGCCGCCCGTGCCCGACAGGTTGCCGATGTTGAAGCTGTTGTTGTAGAGGTTGACGATGGAGGTGTCGTTGATCGTCAGCGCGCCGGGAGAGCCCGTGGTGCCGCCGAGCGTGGCGCCGCTGCTTGTCTGACCGACGTAGAGCGTGGTGCCCCCTTCGACGGTAGTGCTGCCTGTGTAAGTGTTGGGGGCTTCAAAGTCGATCTGGCCGCCACCGGTCAGCGTAATTGATCCGGTGCCCGAGATGACGGTGCTATTGCCGGAGTAGCTGGCAGTGAGCAAGTAGCTGTCCGGATCGACGCTGAAGGTGGTGTTGCCCGACGAATCGCCCAGGATGAGCGAGGTTCGTAGTTCGACGAAGCTGTTGGTGAGGTTGACCTGCGCGCCGCCGTCGGCGCCGTTGTTGTTGAGCGTGAGGCTATAGCCCGACCCGGTGCCGCCGGAGACCAACGTGAAGTTGGTGCCCGATGTGAAGTTGAGAGAGCCGACGGTGTAGGTGTTGTCGATGGTGACGGATTGCGAGAGGTTCGTGTTATTGATGTTGACGAAGGAAGCCGATTGGCCGGCGACATCGGGAATCTCACCCTGATACCAACTGTTCGAGGCGCCATAAATGCCGCCGAGGGTACCGACCCAGGACGAAGAGCCATTGTTGACGATGGTAGATACGATCAGATCGACTTGGCCCGGGCTGCCGGTCGTGACAACTTCGTAGTTGTATCCAGTGGGAACGGAACCGGGATTCCAGGCCGCCGTGCCAGAGAGCGTTGTGTAGTTGATCAGGTCATAAGTGCCAGGCTGGAGCAACGTGTTGTAGTCGTTGATGTTGAATGTGATCGTGCCGTCGATGCCCAAGCTAGAGGTGAGGATGTGGTCGTTATACGGGTTCGAAAACTGGGGTGGGGTATCGCCGTTGCCGTCGGGAGTGGAGCTGAGATTGAAGGTGAGCGCCGAGCCCGACTGGAGGGTGAGTCCGCCGTTGAAGTTCGCGGTGACTCCGCCAGGGGCCTGCCCGGCGCCCGGCGCAACGATGCCGCCGCTGGCGACGGTGACAAGGCCGGCCACGGAGCCGGAACCGCCTAAGGCGCCGTTCGAGTTGACGTTCACTGTGCCGGCCACGCTACCGGAAACTTGTAGCGAGCCACCTGAGATAGTGGTCGTGCCTTGGTAGGTGTTCGTGCCGGCCAAGTTTAGCGTGCCGCTGCCGACTTTCGTGAGACCAGCCATGTTGCTCAAGCCGTTCGCGGACGCGGACAAGCCGCTTGCGAAGCTCACATTGTTGCCGTTGGTGTCGATCGTCGCGGTGTAGCTGAGGGGCTGAATTTGCAACGAAACGTCTTGCGTGTTGCCGCTGGCGTATTGAAGCGTGGCGGCGGGGCCGGCGAAAGTGATCGTGTTGGTGCTGCTGCCGTTGCCCAACGAGCCGTTGCTGAAGGTGAGTTGGCCGGCGGTGAGCGAAATCGGCCCGGAATAGGCGCTGTTGCTGCCCGACAGCACGAGAGTGCCGGCGTTCGGAGAATCGGGGTTGAGGTTCAGCGCGCCGGTGCCGGAGAGCGGGCCCGACAACGTGAGTTGCGTGCCGGTGGCAACGTCGGCAATGACATTGCTCACCAGCGACACCGGGGCGGAAATCGTGTTATTGTTCGTTGCGTTGGTCAATGTGGCTGTGAAGCTGCTGCCGCCATTGCTGAGCGCGAGTGTGTTGCCCGGAGCCGTCGGCGACGGGGCAATCGTGTAAGTGCCGGATGCGGGATTATCGAACGTGAGCAAACCGACGCTGAGCACGCTTTGATCGACGGTGATGGTTTCATCGTTGGTGGTGCTTGTAAGCGCGGATCCGAAGGTGGCCGAATCGCCGGGCACTTGCGGCACGTTTTCGCCCGACCACTGCGAAGTCGGGCTGCTCCAAGAGTAAGTTCCAGGATTCGTCTGTTGCCAAACGGAACTAACCGACAGGCCGATACCCAGAGTTTCCGCCGTGGGCGAATTGCCGAGCGACAGACGGTAGCCGGTTCCGCCGATGGTGATGACTTCCGTGGTGGCATTGTTGCTGAATTCGAACGTTCCGCCCAGTCCGCCGTTCGGCGAGCTCAGCAGCGTGTACTGAGCGCCCGATGTGAGCCCGGAACCCAATCCGGCGACATCGATGATGTTCGTTCCGGCGACGGCGGCATTTGCCAACGCCCCGCTGACCAACAGCTCATCGGCACCGGTGCTGTTGACGTTGAATTTGAGGGTCGCGTTGTCGAGCGCCAGCCCGTCGCCCGTGAAACTGCTCTGCTGATTGAGAGCGAAGGCGCCGATGTTGTTGCCGGCGGACAGGTCGAGTGTGCCTGAGTTCACCGTGAGGATCGCATTCGTGGTTGCGTTGCCGAGAGTGCGCGTGCTGCCGCCGATGAGTTGCGGGGCGAACGTGGAACCGCTATTAACCGCGATCGTCGGATTGCTGAGCGAGCCGCTGGTGGCCAGCACGAAGGTG is part of the Pirellulales bacterium genome and harbors:
- a CDS encoding transglutaminase-like domain-containing protein, which translates into the protein MKFRSTVRHLIFASLTLAAISCMAAVLLADDSAKPVLSMGDAVGLLPEKYRPDAVKALGIAEGNQAELIKAIERTAPGDREGLAFLLVNMPERDLTSIKADLLVDDVAYAYRARKAVSWGKALPEELFFNDVLPYANVNEKRENWRKDFYEKFLPAVKDCKSPGEAALVLNKFVFQTTKVKYHPTKRPKPDQSPSESCAAGYASCTGLSILLVDACRAVCIPARFAGVPEWTNADGSGGGNHSWAEVWDRQWNFVGASESNQLNQTWFNANAARSDGTQPERRIYAASYAPTGTSFILVWAPENKDVPAIDVTPFYTRRASLTLQVLDNPAGRPQTVHLAIRRGGNLVAGDAGHSSFQFDLARGEKYTAEITAGNQEPIIREFTVPSKGSDVQLFLSAEDRK
- a CDS encoding secondary thiamine-phosphate synthase enzyme YjbQ gives rise to the protein MKSHTEYLTFNIASKMAFQNITPQVEQAVRKSGVQEGLVLCNTMHITSSVFINDDERGLHHDFGVWLEQLAPFNPDPNHYHHNRTGEDNADAHLKRQIMGREVVVAITDGKLDFGPWEQIFYGEFDGHRPKRVLIKVIGA
- a CDS encoding PSD1 and planctomycete cytochrome C domain-containing protein encodes the protein MSIAIAICQLLASETSPPAIPPAADHKIDFHKEVAPILASTCVKCHANAKHEGGFSIEDRAAVLKGGDTGATVVPGKSEESLLIRLVSGLDSDRVMPAKGPRLTPDQIGVLRAWIDQGLPWEPGFTFHRAPAAPLHLRRPTLPPAAANGSTNPIDLLLGPFFASNHVSGVELAGNIAGDRTFIRRVSLDLIGLLPEPEQVEKFVADTSPDKRERLVERLLADNERYAEHWMTFWNDALRNAYRGTGYIDGGRTQISAWLYQSLYWNMPYDEFVRDLIDPKPESAGFIRGVVWRGVVNASQVPAMQAAQNVSQVFMGINLKCASCHDSFINDWTLNDSYGLAGIFSDTPLEVHRCDKPTGKFAPMKFLYPELGAIDAKAPREKRLGQLARAITSPEDGRFARTIVNHLWAQMLGRGLIEPVDDMDQGAWNADLLDWLAADLVDHHFDLKRTLKVICTSRAYAMRSVGARGPAESGFVFRGPLVQRMTAEQFIDGVFSVTGVWPHSAAFQSPRPTKAEKENPIRAVFLNDDALSRALGRTDREQVLTHRDNLATTLQTLELTNGTTLDDLVKQGARKWLDRKPKSAAVLIDEIYRRALCRAPTKTELAAATGFIGSDLKPEPVEDFLWAMFMLPEFQLIH
- a CDS encoding DUF1501 domain-containing protein produces the protein MKIDRHLSRRRFLETAASATLAAMAAAPARQLLANTAAEKKSPATVDTVIVLWMAGGMAHTEMFDPKRYTPFEKGLDPQKVLSTFPSIDTSVDSIKFSQGLEQIASVMNRGTLIRSYKAGDLGFILHSRHQYQWHTGYAPPQTVAAPHIGAVIARTLGPLNPAVPAFIDIGQRFDLGEGEELKAFHTAGFLGGEFGPFLIPYPDQAAGTIRPPKGMSPARFENRDKFYRRLVKDSPLGDAGSDYQQQSLLRAMDGAHRLLSSPSAKAFDLSLEPKESYDRYNTGQFGLGCLLARRLTEVGARFIEVTTEYIPFLNWDTHDNGHTRMIDMKKHIDEPVAQLVRDLESRGLLNRTLIVLASEFSRDMMLEGRPGQPVQNQVEVPKSIESLKYYGMHRHFTDGASVLMFGGGVKKGFLYGKTADERPCKTIENHVVIEDLHATIYHALGISPRLAYEVERRPFYVTRDGVGKPVLDLFG